A section of the Plutella xylostella chromosome 18, ilPluXylo3.1, whole genome shotgun sequence genome encodes:
- the LOC125489874 gene encoding uncharacterized protein LOC125489874, translating to MGQYGNILLPTIKVGLVDKLGNTVYAKALCDSGSQISFISSDLADQISCELKDEQTIISGICQGKNKTAKKAKFTIYSENNDYSLKLTCCIVSKITCDLPQFDVDIGSLNIPTHIKLADRDFNKSEPISILLGCDIFFKILLREQLPIIPGGLYLHDTRFGYVLAGQLPLQRSPATTSQQITAVSNFCNLDNEIRSREVDDTLTSIDSSLKQLWRCEQVPQIYKEASSEQELAETMFQESVQLEDCKFQVKLPLKQDFNEVRLGNSLSRALQRFYNLEKRFLKDPLLFQQYKQFIDEYVSLGHAKYVDIESYNLEEDPVYFLSHHPVINEGSKTTRLRVVFDGSMQTDRNISLNDLMLNGPCVQNSLFNILILFRLHKFVLVTDIKKMFRNIKLDPSQCSIQNILWRSSPQERIKCIQLLTIT from the coding sequence ATGGGCCAATATGGCAATATATTACTACCAACTATTAAGGTAGGTTTAGTAGATAAGCTTGGCAATACGGTTTATGCCAAGGCTTTATGTGACTCAGGTAGTCAAATATCATTCATTTCATCAGATTTAGCTGATCAAATTAGTTGTGAATTAAAAGATGAGCAAACTATAATTAGTGGCATATGTCAagggaaaaacaaaactgcaaaGAAGGCTAAGTTTACAATATATTCTGAAAATAATGATTACAGCTTAAAGCTAACATGTTGCATTGTTTCAAAAATAACTTGCGATTTACCACAATTTGATGTAGATATTGGTAGCTTAAACATACCGACTCACATCAAGTTAGCTGACAGGGATTTCAATAAAAGTGAACcaatatcaattttattgggttgtgatatatttttcaaaattcttTTGCGTGAACAATTGCCAATAATTCCTGGCGGGTTATATTTACATGACACGCGTTTTGGTTATGTTTTGGCAGGACAATTACCGTTACAACGAAGCCCGGCCACCACGTCACAACAGATAACAGCTGTTAGCAACTTTTGTAACCTTGACAATGAAATTAGGTCACGTGAGGTCGATGACACTCTTACATCTATTGATAGCTCACTCAAACAGCTGTGGCGGTGCGAGCAGGTGCCGCAGATTTATAAGGAGGCTTCATCTGAGCAGGAACTAGCAGAAACAATGTTTCAGGAGTCAGTCCAGCTAGAAGACTGTAAATTTCAGGTAAAGCTACCTTTAAAGCAAGATTTTAATGAAGTCAGGCTGGGTAATTCTTTATCTCGAGCCTTACAGAGGTTCTATAACTTAgaaaaaaggtttttaaaGGATCCGTTGCTTTTTCAGCAATATAAACAATTTATTGATGAATATGTTTCGCTTGGGCATGCGAAATATGTTGATATTGAAAGTTACAATTTAGAAGAGGATCCTGTATATTTTCTGTCTCATCACCCTGTGATTAATGAAGGTAGTAAAACTACGCGGTTAAGGGTAGTTTTCGACGGTTCAATGCAGACCGATCGAAACATTTCATTAAATGACTTAATGTTAAATGGACCTTGTGTGCAAAACAGTTtgtttaatatattaatattatttcgaTTGCATAAATTTGTCTTAGTAACTGACATAAAAAAGATGTTCAGAAACATTAAACTTGATCCATCACAATGCTCAATTCAGAACATACTATGGCGTAGTAGCCCACAAGAAAGAATTAAATGTATTCAATTATTAACAATTACAT